In Amycolatopsis sp. EV170708-02-1, the following are encoded in one genomic region:
- a CDS encoding N-acetylmuramoyl-L-alanine amidase, with product MGLVVAIGLTLFTACGVDTPVSSPSSPPPPGTTTVLTTLPEPSPTTSAPPSSAPSSSTRPPKTGKVVVLDPGHNGGNSGKPGEINKQVPAGRGKTKPCNTTGTSTNSGYTEHAFTWDVSQRISQTLAAKGIRVILTRQNDTGVGPCVNERAAIGNDAAADAVVSIHADGSNSAGAHGFHVAYSAPPLNAQQGEPSVKLATALRDGLRAGGFPISTYLGSNGLAPRADLGGLNLSTRPAALVECGNMRNAAEAAAMASEEGRQQYAAVIAKAIEDYLAG from the coding sequence ATGGGCCTTGTGGTGGCGATCGGATTGACGCTGTTCACGGCGTGCGGGGTGGACACCCCCGTGTCGTCGCCGTCGAGCCCGCCCCCGCCCGGCACCACCACGGTCCTCACCACCCTTCCGGAGCCGAGCCCCACGACGAGCGCTCCGCCTTCGAGCGCGCCGTCTTCGAGCACGCGGCCGCCGAAGACCGGCAAGGTCGTCGTGCTGGATCCCGGTCACAACGGCGGCAACTCCGGCAAGCCGGGCGAGATCAACAAGCAGGTCCCGGCAGGGCGGGGCAAGACGAAACCGTGCAACACCACCGGAACCTCGACGAACTCCGGCTACACCGAGCACGCGTTCACCTGGGACGTCTCCCAGCGGATCTCGCAGACGTTGGCGGCCAAGGGAATCCGCGTCATCCTCACCCGGCAGAACGACACCGGCGTCGGGCCGTGCGTCAACGAGCGCGCCGCGATCGGGAACGACGCCGCGGCGGACGCGGTCGTGTCGATCCACGCGGACGGCTCGAATTCCGCCGGAGCGCACGGTTTCCACGTCGCCTACTCGGCGCCGCCGCTGAACGCCCAGCAGGGTGAGCCCTCGGTGAAACTCGCGACCGCGTTGCGGGACGGCCTCCGCGCGGGCGGCTTCCCGATCTCGACGTACCTCGGTTCGAACGGGCTCGCCCCGCGCGCCGACCTCGGCGGGCTCAATCTCTCGACCCGCCCCGCCGCGCTCGTCGAATGCGGGAACATGCGCAACGCCGCCGAAGCCGCGGCGATGGCGAGCGAAGAGGGCCGTCAGCAGTACGCCGCCGTCATCGCGAAGGCGATCGAGGACTACCTCGCGGGTTGA
- the recR gene encoding recombination mediator RecR has protein sequence MYEGVVQDLIDELGRLPGVGPKSAQRIAFHLLAADPADIARLQEVLGKVKEGVQFCEVCGNVSEQETCRICRDTRRDLTVICVVEEPKDVLAVERTREFKGRYHVLGGALDPLSGIGPEQLRMRELLARIGGAEISEIIIATDPNTEGEATATYLVRMLRDFPGLTVTRLASGLPMGGDLEFADELTLGRALSGRRAL, from the coding sequence TTGTACGAGGGTGTCGTCCAGGATCTGATCGACGAGCTCGGGCGGTTGCCCGGCGTCGGTCCCAAAAGCGCGCAACGGATCGCCTTCCACCTGCTGGCCGCCGATCCCGCGGATATCGCGCGTTTGCAGGAAGTGCTCGGCAAGGTCAAGGAAGGCGTGCAGTTCTGCGAGGTCTGCGGCAACGTCTCGGAGCAGGAGACCTGCCGGATCTGCCGCGACACCCGCCGCGACCTCACGGTCATCTGCGTGGTCGAGGAGCCGAAGGACGTGCTCGCGGTCGAGCGGACGCGCGAGTTCAAGGGCCGCTACCACGTGCTCGGCGGCGCGCTGGACCCGTTGTCCGGCATCGGGCCCGAGCAGCTGCGCATGCGTGAACTGCTCGCCAGGATCGGCGGCGCGGAGATCAGCGAGATCATCATCGCGACCGACCCGAACACCGAAGGCGAGGCGACCGCGACGTACCTCGTGCGGATGCTGCGCGACTTCCCCGGCCTGACCGTGACGCGGCTGGCGTCGGGGCTGCCGATGGGCGGTGACCTGGAGTTCGCGGACGAGCTGACGCTGGGGCGCGCCCTCTCCGGACGGCGGGCTCTCTGA
- a CDS encoding UDP-N-acetylglucosamine 2-epimerase, translating to MALPVISFILGTTAELIKIAPVYHGILERGVRPKIWFTAQHVDEVSDVLADLNLPEPDVWLVPKEKAHNLESPAQVPGWAAQVLRTAWSRRAELKAALVEDGRPPLVLVHGDTFTTPYGSLIGKRILKSRVGHVEAGARSGSIMSPLPEELNRKIAAKIVDMHFAPSAREVNNLRNARGVVVDTEANTAIDAMRMAINGPLDVEGLPEKFGLATLHRFELVSRADKYREALEILREQSKQMPILYMAGAPEREKIRSLGLANLFDEKNFIIQPKMRYLKFLPLVARAEYVVTDSGGLSAECYYLGLPCAVHRERTETPQHLGETVVLTEMRGDKLQNFLDTYQNRRGESWVDKFHPSEIIVDTLARLGYC from the coding sequence ATGGCTCTTCCGGTGATTTCCTTCATTCTCGGCACCACGGCGGAACTGATCAAAATCGCGCCGGTCTACCACGGCATCCTCGAACGCGGGGTCCGGCCGAAGATCTGGTTCACCGCGCAGCACGTCGACGAGGTCTCGGACGTTCTCGCCGACCTGAACCTCCCGGAGCCCGACGTCTGGCTCGTGCCGAAGGAGAAGGCGCACAACCTGGAGTCGCCCGCGCAGGTGCCGGGCTGGGCCGCGCAGGTGCTGCGGACCGCGTGGAGCCGCCGGGCCGAGCTGAAGGCCGCGCTGGTCGAGGACGGGCGTCCGCCGCTGGTGCTGGTGCACGGCGACACCTTCACCACGCCGTACGGCTCGCTCATCGGGAAGCGGATCCTCAAGTCGCGGGTCGGGCACGTCGAGGCGGGCGCGCGATCGGGCAGCATCATGTCGCCGCTGCCGGAGGAGCTGAACCGGAAGATCGCCGCGAAGATCGTCGACATGCACTTCGCGCCCAGTGCGCGTGAGGTGAACAACCTCCGCAACGCCCGCGGCGTCGTCGTCGACACCGAGGCGAACACCGCGATCGACGCCATGCGGATGGCCATCAACGGTCCGCTCGACGTCGAGGGCCTGCCGGAGAAGTTCGGCCTCGCCACCCTGCACCGCTTCGAGCTGGTCTCGCGCGCGGACAAGTACCGCGAGGCACTGGAGATCCTGCGCGAGCAGAGCAAGCAGATGCCGATCCTCTACATGGCGGGCGCGCCCGAGCGCGAGAAGATCCGCTCGCTGGGGCTGGCGAACCTGTTCGACGAGAAGAACTTCATCATCCAGCCGAAGATGCGGTACCTGAAGTTCCTGCCGCTGGTCGCGCGCGCCGAGTACGTCGTCACCGACTCGGGCGGCCTGTCGGCCGAGTGCTACTACCTCGGCCTGCCGTGCGCCGTGCACCGCGAGCGCACCGAGACGCCGCAGCACCTCGGCGAGACCGTCGTGCTGACCGAGATGCGTGGGGACAAGCTGCAGAACTTCCTCGACACCTACCAGAACCGCCGTGGCGAGTCCTGGGTCGACAAGTTCCACCCGTCGGAGATCATCGTCGACACGCTCGCCCGGCTGGGTTACTGCTGA
- a CDS encoding YbaB/EbfC family nucleoid-associated protein, with protein sequence MVQPGGGFDLSQIMQQAQQMQQKLVEAQEELANTEVTGTSGGGLVTATVSGDSQLKSLSIDPKVVDPDDVETLSDLVVAAVRDASANAQKLTEQKLGPLAGGLGGGMPDLGGFPGLGG encoded by the coding sequence ATGGTGCAACCCGGTGGCGGCTTCGACCTGTCGCAGATCATGCAGCAGGCACAGCAGATGCAGCAGAAGCTGGTCGAGGCCCAGGAAGAGCTGGCCAACACGGAGGTGACCGGTACTTCCGGCGGCGGCCTGGTCACCGCGACCGTGTCCGGCGACAGCCAGCTCAAGTCGCTTTCCATCGACCCCAAGGTGGTCGACCCGGACGACGTCGAGACCCTGTCCGACCTGGTCGTCGCGGCGGTCCGGGACGCGTCGGCCAACGCGCAGAAGCTCACCGAGCAGAAGCTCGGCCCGCTCGCCGGCGGCCTCGGCGGCGGCATGCCGGACCTCGGCGGCTTCCCCGGGCTCGGCGGCTAG